The genomic window TGCTGAATACTCTACTATTACTAGAACAGTTAAAGTTCAAGATGCAAAAACAATTGAAGAAGTTGTTCCAGCTGAATACATCACTGTAACTAGAGAAGTATTATCAAAAAAGGTGGATTAACAAGTTGGAAAGAGGTTGATTGTAGTCTTGTGGAGTATCAAGTCCTTCCTATAAACTGGAACTTAAATAGTTATGTATTAACACAAGAGGCAAAAAACATTATCGACACTAAATTATTACCAATTTTAGCAAATAATCCAACAGCTAAACTTGAGATTGCTTCACATACAGATTCAAGAGGAACAGACGAGTCAAATCAATTACTCTCAGAAAGAAGAGCACAAGCTGTTGTTAACTATCTTCAACAAAGAAAAATTAACTCTAGTTTATTAGTTGCAAACGGCTATGGTGAAAAGAGGTTAAAAAACAGATGTTCTTATGGAGTTTCATGTACTGAGCGCGAGCATTCTGTAAATAGACGAACTGAATTTAGGTTAATTAATAATTAGGCTATTTATATTAGGTTCTAAGTTCTGAAAAGGGGTTGACATATTGTTAGCCCCTTTTTTTATCTAAAAAATACATCTGTTGCCCCACCAGAATATTTTAAATAATCAGAGTCTTTAAAATCTAAACGGAATGAATATAATAAATGATGTACTTCTCTCCTTAATACCCCCTGCCCTTTTCCATGAATAATAACAAGTTTATGTATTTTTGACTGAAGTGCTTTGTGTAGTATTTCTTCACACTTTTCTAATTGGTAGTTAACAATTTCATAATTACTCAAATGATAATAATTATCTACTAAATTTTCAATATGAATGTCAATCTCCCAAATCAATTTACTTTTTGATTTAAAAATGGAATTCTTGTCAGTTTTTATACTGACTTTTTTAAATCCGTTAGGGATATGCGTCGATTTTAGGGTTTTATTAAGGTCATAATTAACTTTAACCAGCTTAGTCAGAAGATGCTCTTCCTCAAAGCCATCTTTAGTTAAAATTATTGCATTTTGGTTATGTACAGAAATAACCTCTCCACCACCCTGACTATCAAGGAAGTCAACATAATCTCCTACCTTTATGTTATTGTCCATAGTGAATTAGGTAAAAATAAATTTTCTCTTTAGAAAATTTAAAAGCAGGCATAGGCACTTTAATAAAGCTCAATATTTTCAGTGTTTTACCTAAAAAGCCTGATTTAGTTTTAATCTTTCTTAAATTAACATCAAGACTTAAATAAAACTCTCGTTTTGTGTTTACTTCATCAACATTACCATTTAGCATACCATCAGCTCCATAACCAATAGTAACATTTAACCAATCTGGAACAGTAGTTTGCCTAAAGCTATTGATGTTAAACGACAACCAGTATACCTGACCATTATAATCTTTTATAGATTGTTGAAGAAAGTTTTCACCTAGTAAATTTGGATTTTGCTTAGCATATTCTGAGGGTGCAAAAGAATATTTCAATTGAACTTTTTGCTCATTGAAAAGTAATTCCTGTCCAATAAACAGCAACGTACCAGTAGTATTCGCAACTAAATCTCCCCATGAGGCGCCCCATTCTTCTGAAAAACCATCTAGTATTTCTATAGTTGTCAAGAAAAAAGAACCATAAAGCCCCCCAAACCACAAGGCTTTTTTCTTAGGAACTCCAGCCCACAACATTAAATCTCTTCCTTGAAGTCCAACACTATATGCAGTAGTTGCATGTCCAATCTTATCCATTTGTAACCAATTTGAATTGTCATTGTACCAATGAAAACTACTTCTGGGGTAATCTTTATACCATAAATCATTTAAAGCATACATGGTAGCAGAATACATTACGATTTCAGTACCTAAAGCATATCGAAAAGCTTTAGTACTATCTGCTTGTTGACCAAAACAGAATTTTGCAATGAACAAGAAAACTACAACATATCTCACAATGCAAATATAGTTAGTAGGTTTTTGAAAAGTTG from Flavobacteriales bacterium includes these protein-coding regions:
- a CDS encoding Smr/MutS family protein, with the protein product MDNNIKVGDYVDFLDSQGGGEVISVHNQNAIILTKDGFEEEHLLTKLVKVNYDLNKTLKSTHIPNGFKKVSIKTDKNSIFKSKSKLIWEIDIHIENLVDNYYHLSNYEIVNYQLEKCEEILHKALQSKIHKLVIIHGKGQGVLRREVHHLLYSFRLDFKDSDYLKYSGGATDVFFR
- a CDS encoding DUF2279 domain-containing protein encodes the protein MRYVVVFLFIAKFCFGQQADSTKAFRYALGTEIVMYSATMYALNDLWYKDYPRSSFHWYNDNSNWLQMDKIGHATTAYSVGLQGRDLMLWAGVPKKKALWFGGLYGSFFLTTIEILDGFSEEWGASWGDLVANTTGTLLFIGQELLFNEQKVQLKYSFAPSEYAKQNPNLLGENFLQQSIKDYNGQVYWLSFNINSFRQTTVPDWLNVTIGYGADGMLNGNVDEVNTKREFYLSLDVNLRKIKTKSGFLGKTLKILSFIKVPMPAFKFSKEKIYFYLIHYGQ